The DNA sequence GGCTAttactgcagcacctctattcataCACAAGTGCCTGTCTGTTTAAGGAACTCCCTCCCAAGAAGCCCAGCCCAGCAGATTAGTCAGCTCTCAAAATCCTGAACAGGCAAAGCCACTTTACACAGGTGTTTTTGCAACCATTGCCATGCTGGAGTCAAAGCTGAAGGCAGTGACAGTATAGTTATGCTACCACAAAATAACAGATGtcctgacagcttgtttaaaaTTGCAGTTTCTAATATAGGCTGTGTATATTTCTCCATGGATTGAGCATTTTGATATTCGGCAATATTCATCTAGCACCTAGACCTGCACTATGAACATCTAAAattgtcaacagaatgtgagaaaTTAgctgttttgacattataatgTCAATATGTGGTGTTatagagatatctactgaagttggcatgctaaccagctatccCTGGCCTGTCTCAGTCCAAACACTAACACTAACCTGGTCCCCAAGCTCGAAATCCGagccgctagctgcacagctaactgagctaaaaagctaacagcagctacagtaagcagCTGTTGGATGTAAAGGGATGACATGCAGGccttatttgttttgagtattaATTTTACTGGTGGCCAGTTCCTACATGTTCTACATTTAACTTTCTACAATATTGGACCTTTACATGAGTAAAGTCTATTCAGTTATACTCAGCACTGGAGTGGTCACCAAAATAGTCATATCATGTATACTCAGCCAGTCATCCACAGAAATTAGAAAATGTCAGGTTTTACTTTTCTTGTGAACTTCAGCGCTAAAATGGCAAAATTACAGACTTCTTCAATAAGTATTGTGACAATCACATGACTGAAACCTGACATAGATTAAAGTAAATCAATTTACCAGTCAAAAAGCCTTCTCAGATCATTACTGATCTGGTGAGCAGCAAAATGTGAGCAAAATTGCTTGAAAGCTGAAACTTTCCATGTAATTTAGTATTCATCATTTCTTTAGTATAACATTATACTGTGTATTTCTTGAATTTTATCTGGCTTAACTATGTGTCCTAGTTGGCACACGTTTCAGAACCAAGTGTGcatggccatttttttttaaataatctctttgtgttcttttgCTTGGGGCGCCAGTCTCGTCAGTATCCCAGGGATCTGTGCTTAAATGAGACTGAGAGTGTCTTTATTGCCAACAGAAGGTGTAAATGGGAATTCCTTGTTAGGACAGAAAATTAAAGACAAAGTCACCTCAATAGCACTTAGCAACAGAATGCCATCAGGTGCACGTTTACCATGTTAATTGAAAACACATCAATTAAGATGTGCACAAATATACACctacattaaataaatcaaatacataCATCCAAGTGCAATTATACAAGCTTCAAAGTTAAGTGTCTGCTCTTGACAGATCTGCTGAAGTATTTAGAGACAGAATTAGTTTCCTTAAAAGAATCTTTTTTAGATGTGTATCTCCAGATGGTATGGGGGCTGAGCTTCTGCTTTCAGGGCACTTTAGAGAAGATTGTGCTATATTTTACCAAGAACAAATTAGAAGACTTTTGTATGCCGGGTGACAGGTGCTGATGCAGCATgtgtactgtttgtgttttctgttgcagGTGTGTGACTGGTGCAAACATATTCGCCACACTAAGGAGTACCTGGACTTTGGTGCTGGTGAGCGGAGGCTGCAGTTCTGCAGTGCCAAATGCCTGAACCAATATAAGATGGACATTTTTTACAAGGAGACCCAGGCTGCGCTGCCTGGAGCACTGTGTAACCCAGGACATGGGGCTGGTGGGGAGGGTAAACTGGAGTGCAGTGGAGGGGTACAGCTGCTCACTCCTGAATCGTGGGGAACACCGTTATCGGACCTACGGCGTAAAGCTCCCTCACCAGGGGGGCCTTCCACCACTTCTGCATTGGCCCCTTCAAGTTCTTCTGCAAACTCACCCTCAGACACTCCTGCTGTCtgctccccttcctcctcctcatcagccAAGATACCCACACCCAGACCCCATGAGAGCcccacacttcctcctccacctgttcccTCTTTGCACCCACCTGTTGGGATTCCCTCTGGTAGCCCCCCCATGGTAATGACACCCCGAGGACCCATGCCCCTGCCACTGTTTATGGAGCATCAAATGATGCAGCAGATGCGTCCACCATTTCTTCGCCCCTCTGGCCACCCTGGAGGGCCCAATAGCCCCCTGTCAAACCCTATTATCCCTGGTATTGGTCCACCGCCCCCTCCTAGGACCATTGGTCCAGGATCAAGCCCAATGCACAGGCCCCTGCTGTCCCCACATGTCCACCCCTCATCCAATCCCAACCCTGGCATGATGCCCCCCCACCCTGGGATACCCATGCCAGGCCTGCCCCCCTTCCCCCCAATCAACATGATGCCCAATGGACGCATTCCTCTACCCCCAATGATGAACTTCGGCATGCCATCCTTGGCTCCATTGGTACCCCCACCAACTCTCTTGGTCCCTTACCCTGTAATTGTGCCCCTCCCAGTCCCAATCCCTATTCCAATCCCGATTCCCCTCAACCCCAAAACTTCTAGGGACCAGCCAGAGAAAAGTGGCTCCATCGGTGGTGCTCGAGAGTCCTCTGAAGCTTCAGGTTCAGGGCCCCACTCTCCAGGGTCATCTGGTGGTGACAGAGGTGAACAGAAAGTCGAGTCAACTGGTACAGAGCATTTTTCTCCTGTACGCAGGACAGGGCTGGTGGACTTGACTGTGAAGGCAGAGGACAATTCGGGCAGCCTGTGTCTAACCAGCGGCCCTAGACTGATGGATGGGGTGATTGATCTAACTGTGGGCCAGAGGCCATGCCAACAGCAGGTAATTCAGAGGATGCTACCTGGGGTCCAGGTCAAAGTAGAGGCAGAAGCTGAACCAAGATCTCCACCAGTTGCTGGGCTGGGGAAAGAAGGGAAAGGTAGTCATAATGGGGGGGAAGGGGCACCCTTACAAGGCATCCTTAGTGCTACAGAGCTGGAAGGGGccacactctcaaacacactgGAATCATCAGGCCCACCctccagcaacagcagcccCTCTCACAATTCTGATCCTCCAGTGAACCAGCTACATCCCTGTATCTCCAATGTTACCCCACCACCCTTGCCCAGCACAGCACAGACCCAGCCCCAACCCCTGCCCCAGTTTCAAACTAACCCTGTTGCTCCATGTAACGTCATAGTCAATGGTACGGGATGGCATTCGCTTCTCACCTCTGCCTTTGAGTCTTGTCCTGACCGAAGAGGAGACAGTgttgcaggagaaggagagggagaggcagaggagcagccAGCCAATGGTGAGCTGGAGCGTGAGGCACTGAAAGAGAACAATTGCTCGGTTCGAGATTGGGAGACAGGGAAGCGGGGCCCAGTGCAAGATGAGATGGCAGACACAGTGGAGGGTAAGCCAGACCCTGACTCCAACTTGGAGGATGGTGAGCACGCCTATGCCCTGCCGCTGCTGTCTACCGGAGGCTGTGTGGTCATCCAGCCTGTGCCAAAGCCCGGTGCTGACAAGACGGCC is a window from the Acanthopagrus latus isolate v.2019 chromosome 16, fAcaLat1.1, whole genome shotgun sequence genome containing:
- the sobpa gene encoding sine oculis-binding protein homolog A isoform X2, translating into MAEMEKEGRPPENKRSRKPAHPVKREINEEMKSFAESTMNELLGWYGYDKVELRDSDNLDIGETPQHISVLKENLLPKIQPSADSGEGSPDRANSSQSLPASRNGVTEPSTTPSTSTPSTKEHGNLPIIVPMIPPPLIKPPADEDASNVQIMCAWCQKVGVKRYSLSMGSELKSFCSEKCFAACRRAYFKRNKARDDDGLGGKLPQHSFTQDTPRLVFKTNSDVLVCDWCKHIRHTKEYLDFGAGERRLQFCSAKCLNQYKMDIFYKETQAALPGALCNPGHGAGGEGKLECSGGVQLLTPESWGTPLSDLRRKAPSPGGPSTTSALAPSSSSANSPSDTPAVCSPSSSSSAKIPTPRPHESPTLPPPPVPSLHPPVGIPSGSPPMVMTPRGPMPLPLFMEHQMMQQMRPPFLRPSGHPGGPNSPLSNPIIPGIGPPPPPRTIGPGSSPMHRPLLSPHVHPSSNPNPGMMPPHPGIPMPGLPPFPPINMMPNGRIPLPPMMNFGMPSLAPLVPPPTLLVPYPVIVPLPVPIPIPIPIPLNPKTSRDQPEKSGSIGGARESSEASGSGPHSPGSSGGDRGEQKVESTGTEHFSPVRRTGLVDLTVKAEDNSGSLCLTSGPRLMDGVIDLTVGQRPCQQQVIQRMLPGVQVKVEAEAEPRSPPVAGLGKEGKGSHNGGEGAPLQGILSATELEGATLSNTLESSGPPSSNSSPSHNSDPPVNQLHPCISNVTPPPLPSTAQTQPQPLPQFQTNPVAPCNVIVNGTGWHSLLTSAFESCPDRRGDSVAGEGEGEAEEQPANGELEREALKENNCSVRDWETGKRGPVQDEMADTVEGKPDPDSNLEDGEHAYALPLLSTGGCVVIQPVPKPGADKTAILSCSISAPLSAAGSPELEPPLKRRCLRIRNQNK
- the sobpa gene encoding sine oculis-binding protein homolog A isoform X4; this encodes MAEMEKEGRPPENKRSRKPAHPVKREINEEMKSFAESTMNELLGWYGYDKVELRDSDNLDIGETPQHISVLKENLLPKIQPSADSGEGSPDRANSSQSLPASRNGVTEPSTTPSTSTPSTKEHGNLPIIVPMIPPPLIKPPADEDASNVQIMCAWCQKVGVKRYSLSMGSELKSFCSEKCFAACRRAYFKRNKVCDWCKHIRHTKEYLDFGAGERRLQFCSAKCLNQYKMDIFYKETQAALPGALCNPGHGAGGEGKLECSGGVQLLTPESWGTPLSDLRRKAPSPGGPSTTSALAPSSSSANSPSDTPAVCSPSSSSSAKIPTPRPHESPTLPPPPVPSLHPPVGIPSGSPPMVMTPRGPMPLPLFMEHQMMQQMRPPFLRPSGHPGGPNSPLSNPIIPGIGPPPPPRTIGPGSSPMHRPLLSPHVHPSSNPNPGMMPPHPGIPMPGLPPFPPINMMPNGRIPLPPMMNFGMPSLAPLVPPPTLLVPYPVIVPLPVPIPIPIPIPLNPKTSRDQPEKSGSIGGARESSEASGSGPHSPGSSGGDRGEQKVESTGTEHFSPVRRTGLVDLTVKAEDNSGSLCLTSGPRLMDGVIDLTVGQRPCQQQVIQRMLPGVQVKVEAEAEPRSPPVAGLGKEGKGSHNGGEGAPLQGILSATELEGATLSNTLESSGPPSSNSSPSHNSDPPVNQLHPCISNVTPPPLPSTAQTQPQPLPQFQTNPVAPCNVIVNGTGWHSLLTSAFESCPDRRGDSVAGEGEGEAEEQPANGELEREALKENNCSVRDWETGKRGPVQDEMADTVEGKPDPDSNLEDGEHAYALPLLSTGGCVVIQPVPKPGADKTAILSCSISAPLSAAGSPELEPPLKRRCLRIRNQNK
- the sobpa gene encoding sine oculis-binding protein homolog A isoform X1, with amino-acid sequence MAEMEKEGRPPENKRSRKPAHPVKREINEEMKSFAESTMNELLGWYGYDKVELRDSDNLDIGETPQHISVLKENLLPKIQPSADSGEGSPDRANSSQSLPASRNGVTEPSTTPSTSTPSTKEHGNLPIIVPMIPPPLIKPPADEDASNVQIMCAWCQKVGVKRYSLSMGSELKSFCSEKCFAACRRAYFKRNKLGYVRNYAARDDDGLGGKLPQHSFTQDTPRLVFKTNSDVLVCDWCKHIRHTKEYLDFGAGERRLQFCSAKCLNQYKMDIFYKETQAALPGALCNPGHGAGGEGKLECSGGVQLLTPESWGTPLSDLRRKAPSPGGPSTTSALAPSSSSANSPSDTPAVCSPSSSSSAKIPTPRPHESPTLPPPPVPSLHPPVGIPSGSPPMVMTPRGPMPLPLFMEHQMMQQMRPPFLRPSGHPGGPNSPLSNPIIPGIGPPPPPRTIGPGSSPMHRPLLSPHVHPSSNPNPGMMPPHPGIPMPGLPPFPPINMMPNGRIPLPPMMNFGMPSLAPLVPPPTLLVPYPVIVPLPVPIPIPIPIPLNPKTSRDQPEKSGSIGGARESSEASGSGPHSPGSSGGDRGEQKVESTGTEHFSPVRRTGLVDLTVKAEDNSGSLCLTSGPRLMDGVIDLTVGQRPCQQQVIQRMLPGVQVKVEAEAEPRSPPVAGLGKEGKGSHNGGEGAPLQGILSATELEGATLSNTLESSGPPSSNSSPSHNSDPPVNQLHPCISNVTPPPLPSTAQTQPQPLPQFQTNPVAPCNVIVNGTGWHSLLTSAFESCPDRRGDSVAGEGEGEAEEQPANGELEREALKENNCSVRDWETGKRGPVQDEMADTVEGKPDPDSNLEDGEHAYALPLLSTGGCVVIQPVPKPGADKTAILSCSISAPLSAAGSPELEPPLKRRCLRIRNQNK
- the sobpa gene encoding sine oculis-binding protein homolog A isoform X3, which encodes MAEMEKEGRPPENKRSRKPAHPVKREINEEMKSFAESTMNELLGWYGYDKVELRDSDNLDIGETPQHISVLKENLLPKIQPSADSGEGSPDRANSSQSLPASRNGVTEPSTTPSTSTPSTKEHGNLPIIVPMIPPPLIKPPADEDASNVQIMCAWCQKVGVKRYSLSMGSELKSFCSEKCFAACRRAYFKRNKLGYVRNYAVCDWCKHIRHTKEYLDFGAGERRLQFCSAKCLNQYKMDIFYKETQAALPGALCNPGHGAGGEGKLECSGGVQLLTPESWGTPLSDLRRKAPSPGGPSTTSALAPSSSSANSPSDTPAVCSPSSSSSAKIPTPRPHESPTLPPPPVPSLHPPVGIPSGSPPMVMTPRGPMPLPLFMEHQMMQQMRPPFLRPSGHPGGPNSPLSNPIIPGIGPPPPPRTIGPGSSPMHRPLLSPHVHPSSNPNPGMMPPHPGIPMPGLPPFPPINMMPNGRIPLPPMMNFGMPSLAPLVPPPTLLVPYPVIVPLPVPIPIPIPIPLNPKTSRDQPEKSGSIGGARESSEASGSGPHSPGSSGGDRGEQKVESTGTEHFSPVRRTGLVDLTVKAEDNSGSLCLTSGPRLMDGVIDLTVGQRPCQQQVIQRMLPGVQVKVEAEAEPRSPPVAGLGKEGKGSHNGGEGAPLQGILSATELEGATLSNTLESSGPPSSNSSPSHNSDPPVNQLHPCISNVTPPPLPSTAQTQPQPLPQFQTNPVAPCNVIVNGTGWHSLLTSAFESCPDRRGDSVAGEGEGEAEEQPANGELEREALKENNCSVRDWETGKRGPVQDEMADTVEGKPDPDSNLEDGEHAYALPLLSTGGCVVIQPVPKPGADKTAILSCSISAPLSAAGSPELEPPLKRRCLRIRNQNK